One Nonomuraea angiospora DNA segment encodes these proteins:
- a CDS encoding DUF1996 domain-containing protein gives MDLYLSTVAAEGIVCPNVAEKLPDVPAAAKAEVDRNLAQLDKQLQEANDRLATSAGEGGPNFIQNAILGPLTDKRAAAIDRISIAIGRVAERPTGLDDLAGCSLGDSTAPPQEATPTDQATPGPSDQATPSDQVTPPEQTTAPPATGSATPDPGGGQSADPAAQTIVCPNVADKLPDVPAAAKAEVDRNLAQLDKQLQEANDRLATSAGEGGPNFIQNAILGPLTDKRAAAIDRISIAIGRVAERPTGLDDLAGCSLGDAQNPAEAGLSADDFVDIRDVPKAEQPQAGENASTGTYASQCGTNREGHSNTDNLILAPGMSDGAQLRQDYVGNTSTDAFSTNESLAAADTTCRTGDDRSAYFWPTLRVRGSDDASAAGGDTNNAGTPVQPTSVKLEYRGNLTSEVTAAPRFLRMVSGDARAATNGAENARPTFTCTGFTDRLTDKYPICPSGSDLVRVFDMPSCWDGQNLDSADHRTHLVFPDETGACPSGTEAVPQLRMTLTYDDVPASGDVPYAVDGFASEQNDPSTDHAGAIGVMSQRLMNTVVRCVNSGKDC, from the coding sequence GTGGATCTCTATCTGAGCACGGTCGCGGCTGAGGGCATCGTCTGCCCGAACGTGGCGGAGAAACTGCCCGACGTCCCGGCCGCCGCCAAGGCCGAGGTCGACCGCAACCTCGCCCAACTCGACAAACAACTCCAGGAGGCCAACGACCGGCTCGCCACCTCGGCAGGAGAAGGAGGCCCCAACTTCATCCAGAACGCCATCCTCGGCCCACTCACCGACAAACGCGCCGCCGCCATCGACCGCATCTCCATAGCCATCGGACGCGTCGCCGAACGCCCCACCGGCCTCGACGACCTCGCCGGCTGCTCGCTCGGCGATTCCACCGCGCCGCCTCAGGAGGCCACCCCCACCGACCAGGCCACCCCTGGCCCATCGGACCAAGCCACCCCGTCCGACCAAGTCACCCCACCGGAACAGACCACCGCACCCCCGGCGACCGGGTCCGCCACGCCCGACCCCGGCGGTGGTCAGAGCGCGGATCCGGCCGCGCAGACCATCGTCTGCCCGAACGTGGCCGACAAACTGCCCGACGTCCCGGCCGCCGCCAAGGCCGAGGTCGACCGCAACCTCGCCCAGCTCGACAAACAACTCCAGGAGGCCAACGACCGGCTCGCCACCTCGGCAGGAGAAGGAGGCCCCAACTTCATCCAGAACGCCATCCTCGGCCCACTCACCGACAAACGCGCCGCCGCCATCGACCGCATCTCCATAGCCATCGGACGCGTCGCCGAACGCCCCACCGGGCTCGACGACCTCGCCGGCTGCTCGCTCGGCGACGCCCAGAACCCGGCGGAGGCCGGGCTGTCGGCCGACGACTTCGTCGACATCCGTGACGTCCCCAAGGCGGAGCAGCCGCAGGCAGGCGAGAACGCCTCCACCGGCACGTACGCCTCCCAATGCGGCACCAACCGCGAGGGTCACTCCAACACCGACAACCTCATCCTCGCCCCGGGCATGTCGGACGGGGCCCAGCTCAGGCAGGACTACGTGGGCAACACGTCCACGGACGCGTTCTCGACCAACGAGAGCCTGGCCGCCGCGGACACCACCTGCCGCACCGGCGACGACCGGTCCGCCTACTTCTGGCCGACCCTGCGCGTACGCGGATCCGACGACGCATCCGCGGCCGGGGGCGACACGAACAACGCCGGCACCCCCGTACAGCCGACGTCGGTGAAGCTGGAGTACCGCGGCAACCTCACCTCGGAGGTGACGGCGGCGCCGCGGTTCCTCAGGATGGTCTCCGGCGACGCCAGGGCGGCCACCAACGGCGCTGAGAACGCCCGCCCGACGTTCACCTGCACGGGCTTCACCGACCGGCTGACCGACAAGTATCCGATCTGCCCCTCCGGCAGCGACCTGGTCCGCGTCTTCGACATGCCGAGCTGCTGGGACGGCCAGAACCTCGACAGCGCCGACCACCGCACGCACCTCGTCTTCCCTGACGAGACCGGCGCCTGCCCCAGCGGCACCGAGGCCGTGCCGCAGCTGCGGATGACGCTGACCTACGACGACGTGCCCGCCTCGGGAGACGTCCCCTACGCGGTGGACGGGTTCGCGAGCGAGCAGAACGACCCGAGCACCGACCACGCCGGCGCCATCGGCGTGATGTCGCAGCGGCTCATGAACACCGTCGTCCGCTGCGTCAACAGCGGCAAGGACTGCTGA
- a CDS encoding class I SAM-dependent methyltransferase, translating into METTEIRRLIALEDTHWWYRERRAILRRELRGLGRPGRALDIGAAGGGNTRVLVEAGWEATASDSCATAVEVARQRGLKAVRADARALPFEPGSLDLVTAFDVLEHVREDHLVVEEIARVLAPGGHALIAVPCDMALWSAHDDAVGHVRRYARESLTVVVQQAGLKVDRVWSWNVLLRPLVARHRRRSRGSDLRKMPLLVNAGLSAVVRAERYLPVKSLKGVTLFLRARLGR; encoded by the coding sequence ATGGAAACCACTGAGATCCGCCGCCTGATCGCGCTCGAGGACACCCACTGGTGGTACCGCGAGCGCCGGGCCATCCTGCGCAGGGAGCTGCGCGGGCTGGGCCGTCCCGGGCGGGCGCTGGACATCGGCGCCGCCGGCGGCGGGAACACCAGAGTGCTGGTCGAGGCGGGCTGGGAGGCGACCGCGAGCGACTCGTGCGCGACGGCGGTCGAGGTGGCCAGGCAGCGCGGGCTCAAGGCCGTGCGCGCCGACGCGCGGGCGCTGCCGTTCGAGCCGGGGAGCCTGGACCTGGTGACCGCGTTCGACGTGCTGGAGCACGTTCGCGAGGACCACCTGGTCGTGGAGGAGATCGCCAGGGTGCTGGCGCCCGGGGGGCACGCGCTGATCGCGGTCCCGTGCGACATGGCGCTGTGGTCGGCCCACGACGACGCGGTGGGGCACGTGCGCCGCTACGCCCGCGAGTCGCTGACCGTCGTGGTGCAGCAGGCCGGGCTGAAGGTCGATCGCGTCTGGAGCTGGAACGTGCTGCTCCGCCCCCTCGTCGCTCGCCACCGGCGCCGCTCCAGGGGCAGCGACCTGCGGAAGATGCCGCTCCTGGTCAACGCGGGGCTGTCGGCGGTCGTGCGGGCCGAGCGGTATCTGCCGGTCAAGTCGCTCAAGGGCGTCACGCTGTTCCTGCGGGCCCGGCTCGGGCGATGA
- a CDS encoding CHRD domain-containing protein, with the protein MTKRILTASGLALATALIAASALPAMAQADTRSSTDVYLAATLLGKNEVPAPGAKVGDRDGGAIAVFRIHGQQVDYAIRWQKVAAPTAFHIHRGKAGKNGDVKIPFFGAALPASLSAVKGTVTVKDSGLLARIANNPKGWYANLHTGEFPGGAVRAQLHRVRPVSLNSVLAAGSSHHTLTTLADGRQEVPAPGTKVGDKDGRAAWLVWVKGTKVHFATAWNRVAPPTNGHVHRGVKGKNGPVVVDFFAAENGLPPGVNGIAGTGTASAKVADGIRRNPKGWYVNLHTAEFPGGAVRGQLHNGGW; encoded by the coding sequence ATGACGAAGCGCATCCTCACCGCCTCCGGCCTCGCGCTCGCCACCGCGCTGATCGCCGCCTCCGCCCTCCCGGCCATGGCACAGGCGGACACGCGGTCGAGCACCGACGTCTATCTGGCGGCGACGCTGCTGGGCAAGAACGAGGTGCCCGCCCCCGGCGCGAAGGTGGGTGACCGCGACGGCGGCGCGATCGCCGTGTTCCGCATCCACGGACAGCAGGTCGACTACGCGATCCGGTGGCAGAAGGTGGCCGCGCCGACCGCGTTCCACATCCACCGGGGCAAGGCCGGCAAGAACGGCGACGTCAAGATCCCGTTCTTCGGCGCGGCGCTGCCCGCCTCGCTCAGCGCCGTCAAGGGCACCGTCACGGTCAAGGACTCGGGCCTGCTCGCCAGGATCGCGAACAACCCCAAGGGCTGGTACGCCAACCTGCACACGGGCGAGTTCCCCGGCGGCGCCGTCCGCGCCCAGCTGCACCGGGTACGCCCCGTTTCGCTCAACTCGGTGCTGGCCGCCGGCTCGTCCCACCACACGCTCACCACGCTGGCCGACGGCCGCCAGGAAGTGCCCGCGCCCGGCACCAAGGTCGGCGACAAGGACGGGCGGGCCGCGTGGCTCGTCTGGGTGAAGGGCACCAAGGTCCACTTCGCCACCGCCTGGAACCGCGTCGCCCCGCCGACGAACGGCCACGTCCACCGCGGCGTCAAGGGCAAGAACGGCCCGGTGGTCGTGGACTTCTTCGCCGCCGAGAACGGCCTGCCGCCCGGCGTCAACGGCATCGCCGGCACCGGCACCGCCTCGGCCAAGGTCGCCGACGGAATCAGGCGCAACCCCAAGGGCTGGTACGTCAACCTGCACACCGCGGAGTTCCCCGGCGGCGCGGTGCGCGGCCAACTCCACAACGGCGGCTGGTAG
- a CDS encoding winged helix-turn-helix transcriptional regulator: protein MSQRNTAVPEQLRTLDDAQAMIEQGFCPIPPREILDKIAGKWAIQIVVVTARGPRRFTELEREIEGISRRMLTLTLRNLERDGLLERTVYPTVPPKVEYQATPMALELYEAMLTLTNWSRKHSTCVAASRERYDARQAAQETPGSVPAPGRVPATV from the coding sequence ATGTCCCAGAGGAACACCGCTGTACCAGAGCAGCTCAGGACGCTGGACGACGCGCAGGCGATGATCGAGCAGGGCTTCTGCCCCATCCCGCCGCGCGAGATCCTGGACAAGATCGCCGGGAAGTGGGCCATCCAGATCGTCGTGGTGACCGCCCGCGGGCCGAGGAGGTTCACGGAGCTGGAGCGGGAGATCGAGGGCATCAGCCGCCGCATGCTCACCCTCACCCTGCGCAACCTGGAGCGCGACGGGCTGCTGGAGCGCACGGTCTATCCGACGGTGCCGCCCAAGGTCGAGTACCAGGCCACGCCGATGGCGCTGGAGCTGTACGAGGCCATGCTGACGCTCACCAACTGGTCGCGGAAGCACAGCACGTGCGTGGCCGCCTCCCGGGAGCGGTACGACGCCCGCCAGGCCGCACAGGAGACGCCGGGCTCCGTCCCCGCTCCTGGACGGGTCCCCGCCACCGTCTGA
- a CDS encoding protein-L-isoaspartate(D-aspartate) O-methyltransferase, with protein sequence MEFETLVKAAQWAGVEDPRLLAALATTPRDRFVPPRHVGRAPFDEPIPIGHGQPTSQPSLIAQMIDALRLSGAETVLEIGTGYGYQTALLARMARRVYSMERHADLARHARANLAAAGVSGAEVLVGDGTAGLPEHAPFEAVVVSATARTVPAPLAEQLAEGGRLVMPIHEELGETVVLFGKRHGRLVQERLLTPARFVPLIGEHADDPPCR encoded by the coding sequence ATGGAGTTCGAGACGCTGGTGAAGGCCGCCCAGTGGGCCGGGGTGGAAGATCCCCGGCTGCTGGCGGCCCTCGCCACCACACCGCGCGACCGGTTCGTGCCGCCGCGTCACGTCGGCCGCGCCCCTTTCGACGAACCGATCCCGATCGGCCACGGCCAGCCCACCTCGCAGCCGTCCCTGATCGCGCAGATGATCGACGCCCTGCGGCTGTCGGGCGCGGAGACGGTCCTGGAGATCGGCACCGGGTACGGCTACCAGACCGCCCTGCTCGCCCGCATGGCCCGCCGCGTGTACTCGATGGAACGCCACGCCGACCTGGCCCGGCACGCGCGGGCCAACCTCGCCGCGGCCGGGGTGAGCGGCGCCGAGGTGCTCGTCGGCGACGGCACTGCCGGCCTGCCCGAGCACGCGCCCTTCGAGGCCGTCGTCGTGTCCGCCACGGCCCGTACGGTGCCCGCCCCGCTCGCCGAGCAACTCGCCGAGGGCGGGCGGCTGGTCATGCCGATCCACGAGGAGCTGGGTGAGACCGTCGTGCTCTTCGGCAAGCGGCACGGCCGCCTGGTCCAGGAGCGCCTGCTGACGCCCGCCCGGTTCGTCCCCCTGATCGGCGAACACGCGGACGACCCACCCTGCCGGTGA
- a CDS encoding ATP-binding protein: MNSVSRTSIYTTATGQSPATRRTASWWLSADLGSVRTARRLTRDKLTDWGFDDRIEIAELLVSELVANALDHAHGQVRLGLSAENGSLRCEVEDEDPQMPTMRTVDLDAERGRGLFLVDTLSGSWGGTPTPRGKAIWFELPASAEAEADLFAPMAA, translated from the coding sequence ATGAACAGCGTTTCGCGGACCAGCATCTACACGACGGCCACCGGCCAGAGCCCGGCAACACGCCGCACGGCCTCGTGGTGGCTGTCGGCCGACCTCGGCTCGGTGCGCACCGCACGCCGGTTGACCCGCGACAAGCTCACCGACTGGGGCTTCGACGACCGGATCGAAATCGCGGAGCTGCTCGTCAGCGAACTGGTCGCCAACGCGCTGGACCACGCCCACGGCCAGGTCCGTCTCGGCCTCTCCGCCGAGAACGGCTCGCTGCGCTGCGAAGTCGAAGACGAAGACCCCCAAATGCCCACCATGCGCACCGTCGACCTCGACGCCGAGCGCGGACGCGGGCTCTTCCTGGTCGACACGCTCTCCGGCTCCTGGGGCGGCACCCCCACCCCGCGCGGCAAGGCCATCTGGTTCGAGCTTCCGGCATCCGCCGAAGCCGAAGCCGACCTCTTCGCGCCGATGGCAGCCTGA
- a CDS encoding polysaccharide deacetylase family protein has translation MVIHALLAAALATTSLPAQAATVDCDRVKCLALTFDDGPGEGTPTLLKLLKREGVKATFFLVGKQVEQRPQIARQTLAQGHAIGNHTWSHASLPTLLDEQILDELKTTQDAIQQATGLRPTMFRPPYGHTDDRVLGLADQVELGQVLWTGTTLDWKLRDAKKIKAAVLRLAKRDGVILMHDTVPATVKAMPTILKELKKQGYHLVTVPTLLRGKKLEPGVSYP, from the coding sequence GTGGTGATTCATGCCCTGCTGGCGGCCGCGCTGGCCACGACCTCGCTGCCCGCCCAGGCGGCGACGGTCGACTGTGACCGGGTCAAGTGCCTGGCGCTGACGTTCGACGACGGCCCGGGCGAGGGCACCCCGACCCTGCTCAAGCTTCTCAAGCGGGAGGGGGTCAAGGCCACGTTCTTCCTGGTCGGCAAGCAGGTGGAGCAGCGGCCGCAGATCGCCAGGCAGACGCTGGCGCAGGGACACGCGATCGGCAACCACACCTGGTCGCACGCCTCCCTGCCGACGCTGCTCGACGAGCAGATCCTCGACGAGCTCAAGACCACGCAGGACGCCATCCAGCAGGCCACGGGGCTGCGGCCGACGATGTTCCGCCCGCCGTACGGGCACACCGACGACCGCGTGCTGGGCCTGGCCGACCAGGTGGAGCTCGGGCAGGTGCTCTGGACCGGCACGACGCTCGACTGGAAGCTGCGTGACGCCAAGAAGATCAAGGCCGCCGTCCTCAGGCTGGCCAAGCGCGACGGAGTGATTCTCATGCACGACACGGTCCCGGCGACCGTGAAGGCCATGCCCACCATCCTCAAGGAGCTCAAGAAGCAGGGCTACCACCTCGTCACGGTGCCTACCCTGCTACGCGGCAAGAAGCTTGAGCCCGGAGTGAGCTACCCCTGA
- a CDS encoding MFS transporter, with the protein MKNKWAAFSLLATTQFVLILDSTIVGIAMPHMGRELGMNAQDLSWTTTAYSLVFGGLLLLGGRLSDYVGRRRIFIAGMLLFGAVSLIGGVAASGGPLIAVRAVQGLASALVAPAGMSLVMTIFKGDPALNKAMGLWGAVGGMGASAGLVLGGLLTDWFGWRSVFLVNAPIGLGVAALALVLLPAARSAERARGFDVTGAVTSTAGLGLLIYALVDAAEAGWTSARTLGVGALAIALIVAFLAVEHRSANPLVPLNVFRRRTLRAGNVIMFLVAMAMQPVAFLLSLYTQLVLGYSATLSGLATLAIPATIALTASFLGGRVLTRYGLRTTAAAGMAFILVGAALYLRVGVQGDYLLVLLPSELLTGFGFGLLIGAVTVAATSDASPEESGMVSGLFNVTTQVGISVGIAVLVAIAAGVAGGSPAPEALVSGYRMAFLGSTVLSAIGLVAALTMLPRPARDREPVAVSA; encoded by the coding sequence ATGAAGAACAAATGGGCCGCTTTCTCGCTACTGGCCACCACCCAGTTCGTGCTGATCCTGGATTCTACGATCGTGGGCATCGCGATGCCGCACATGGGTCGTGAGCTGGGCATGAACGCCCAGGACCTGTCGTGGACGACGACGGCGTACTCGCTGGTGTTCGGCGGGTTGCTGCTGCTCGGCGGGCGCCTGTCCGACTACGTGGGCAGGCGCCGGATCTTCATCGCCGGGATGCTGCTGTTCGGCGCGGTGTCCCTGATCGGCGGCGTGGCCGCGTCCGGCGGGCCGCTGATCGCCGTACGGGCCGTGCAGGGGCTGGCCAGCGCCCTGGTGGCGCCCGCCGGGATGTCGCTGGTGATGACGATCTTCAAGGGCGACCCGGCGCTCAACAAGGCGATGGGGCTGTGGGGCGCCGTCGGCGGCATGGGCGCCTCGGCCGGGCTGGTGCTCGGCGGCCTGCTCACCGACTGGTTCGGCTGGCGATCCGTGTTCCTGGTGAACGCGCCCATCGGGCTGGGCGTCGCCGCGCTGGCGCTCGTACTGCTGCCCGCCGCGCGCTCCGCCGAACGGGCCCGCGGCTTCGACGTGACCGGCGCCGTCACCTCGACCGCCGGGCTGGGCCTGCTCATCTACGCCCTGGTGGACGCGGCGGAGGCGGGCTGGACCTCGGCCAGGACGCTCGGCGTCGGCGCCCTCGCGATCGCCCTCATCGTCGCCTTCCTCGCCGTCGAGCACCGCTCGGCCAACCCGCTCGTCCCCCTGAACGTCTTCCGCAGGCGCACGCTCCGCGCGGGCAACGTGATCATGTTCCTGGTGGCCATGGCGATGCAGCCGGTGGCCTTCCTGCTCAGCCTCTACACCCAGCTCGTGCTCGGCTACAGCGCCACCCTGTCGGGCCTGGCGACGCTGGCGATCCCCGCGACGATCGCGCTGACCGCCTCGTTCCTCGGCGGACGCGTGCTGACCAGGTACGGCCTGCGCACGACGGCGGCCGCCGGCATGGCCTTCATCCTGGTGGGCGCGGCGCTCTACCTGCGGGTGGGGGTGCAGGGCGACTACCTGCTGGTCCTGCTTCCCTCCGAGCTGCTGACCGGCTTCGGCTTCGGCCTCCTGATCGGCGCGGTGACCGTCGCCGCCACCTCGGACGCCTCACCGGAGGAGTCGGGGATGGTGTCGGGCCTGTTCAACGTGACGACGCAGGTGGGCATCTCGGTCGGCATCGCGGTGCTGGTGGCCATCGCGGCCGGCGTCGCGGGCGGCTCCCCCGCGCCGGAGGCGCTGGTGTCGGGGTACCGGATGGCGTTCCTGGGCTCGACCGTACTGTCCGCGATCGGCCTGGTGGCGGCGCTCACGATGCTCCCCAGGCCCGCCAGGGATCGGGAGCCGGTGGCGGTGTCCGCCTGA
- a CDS encoding ABC transporter substrate-binding protein: MAQHLNAALAELVILRRFRRRKVRFGRRTGPLVFQLEPPDDHADDHAAGLEAIRSWPAEYYEEYSSVLPINEPCKAPPNAGLSQFAAELRAVAHRLSRPAYRLPLVFPRFEAAYALVDWDLRDPEQKRLAELGELDAELEEKVKQAIDRARQKILREVRKAIKKVVTNSYLGNLASGIVGLVIGIFGAFRVRAHWTLRWYRKKAFRRPLGTTEELVRELRRLLIEPGDEPSGNHVDEKELLLVKALLADIDAHHGLLRRLNRVRRPVILLPDVDLVPARRKIRDTLLAAYDHGSRGLRVHPVVVATSARGGAPVARGANPAVSPGELAKEIPALFARRKEAIENIIAGGAEQVPSRLLPVTLGSGPAPKPPRRGPGPLTLTTEMSALAGVLVFLAYAVILPPPEPASCGEGLVVMGGDCIGVSDGTGVLMPELDGMPAVFARIEAENNRIAAKAYATVALMIPLQSDIPAVRRQILSEVQGAYLAQLQANAPDAAKPPIRLVLANPGRDYRYWQRTVNYLTEREPRLRVVAGFNLSLTSTWDAMHHLTKDLGIPVVAGLVTSSDFANPETQDRTRDPFPGLARVVSTTKEQAEALLKSDPKLAGAESALVADTRPLDNYDKSLRDAFTEARKGKKGTGVQDMTYESPGLEEPGRTPNRFQDFALNICQSNARFVYFAGRAYHLKLFVKTLANTYCSGKKSYTVITGSDATTLDSRLDAEDLELIRGDPGGGRPSVSVEYAAPAHPGAWNVEVEKWWRKNTREGSKPKREDLPRYLAEPQESLARLQRLIATAKIGPVALEDGRTIVTHDVVLTAYRALAKAVAISATEVPTRQDVKDVLADLHAAYRIQGASGLICLTGAGNPYDKALPVVRLDPASGKLTFKGVAWPEGKPPNNNCVVPQ, translated from the coding sequence GTGGCTCAGCACCTGAACGCGGCGCTGGCGGAGCTGGTGATCCTCCGTCGGTTCCGCCGGAGGAAGGTCCGCTTCGGCCGCCGGACCGGGCCTCTGGTCTTTCAGCTCGAACCCCCGGACGACCACGCGGACGACCACGCGGCCGGTCTCGAGGCGATCCGGTCGTGGCCCGCGGAGTACTACGAAGAGTATTCGAGCGTCCTGCCGATCAACGAGCCGTGCAAAGCGCCGCCGAACGCCGGCCTGTCGCAGTTCGCGGCGGAACTGCGGGCCGTCGCGCACAGGTTGTCGCGTCCCGCCTACCGGCTTCCCCTCGTCTTCCCCCGCTTCGAGGCCGCGTACGCGCTCGTGGACTGGGATCTCCGCGACCCGGAGCAGAAGCGCCTCGCCGAGCTGGGCGAACTGGACGCCGAGCTGGAGGAGAAGGTCAAGCAGGCGATCGACAGGGCCCGCCAGAAGATCCTTCGCGAGGTCCGCAAGGCGATCAAGAAGGTCGTCACCAACTCCTACCTCGGAAACCTGGCGAGCGGCATCGTCGGCCTGGTGATCGGCATATTCGGCGCTTTCCGGGTCCGCGCCCACTGGACCCTGCGCTGGTACCGGAAGAAGGCGTTCAGACGGCCGCTGGGGACCACCGAGGAGCTCGTCAGGGAGCTGCGCCGGCTGCTGATCGAACCGGGCGACGAGCCGTCCGGGAACCACGTGGACGAGAAGGAGCTCCTGCTCGTCAAGGCCCTGCTGGCGGACATCGACGCGCACCACGGGCTTCTCCGCCGGCTCAACCGGGTGCGCCGTCCCGTCATCCTCCTGCCCGACGTCGACCTCGTCCCGGCGCGGCGCAAGATCAGGGACACCCTCCTCGCCGCCTACGATCACGGATCCCGCGGCCTGCGCGTCCATCCCGTCGTCGTGGCGACCTCGGCGCGGGGCGGAGCACCGGTCGCGAGAGGGGCCAACCCGGCCGTCTCTCCGGGCGAACTCGCCAAGGAGATCCCGGCGCTGTTCGCCCGGCGGAAAGAGGCCATCGAGAACATCATCGCCGGCGGCGCCGAGCAGGTGCCCAGCCGGCTGCTGCCGGTCACCCTGGGATCAGGTCCGGCGCCGAAGCCGCCCCGCAGGGGGCCGGGGCCGCTGACCCTCACCACCGAGATGTCCGCTCTCGCGGGCGTGCTGGTTTTCCTGGCGTACGCGGTCATACTCCCGCCGCCGGAGCCCGCGAGCTGCGGCGAAGGGCTCGTGGTGATGGGCGGCGACTGCATCGGCGTGTCGGACGGCACCGGCGTGCTCATGCCGGAGCTCGACGGCATGCCGGCGGTCTTCGCGCGCATCGAGGCGGAGAACAACCGGATCGCGGCGAAAGCGTACGCCACCGTGGCATTGATGATCCCCCTGCAGTCGGACATCCCGGCCGTGCGCCGGCAGATCCTGAGCGAGGTGCAGGGCGCCTACCTGGCCCAGCTGCAGGCCAACGCCCCCGACGCGGCGAAGCCTCCGATCCGCCTCGTCCTCGCCAACCCCGGCCGTGACTACCGGTACTGGCAGCGGACCGTGAACTACCTCACCGAGAGGGAGCCGCGGCTCCGCGTCGTGGCCGGGTTCAACCTCAGCCTGACCAGCACGTGGGACGCGATGCACCACCTGACGAAGGACCTGGGCATCCCCGTCGTCGCCGGCCTGGTCACCTCGAGCGATTTCGCCAATCCGGAGACCCAGGACCGCACTCGGGACCCGTTCCCCGGCCTGGCCCGCGTGGTCTCGACCACCAAAGAGCAGGCCGAGGCGCTGCTCAAGTCCGACCCGAAGCTGGCGGGCGCCGAGAGCGCGCTCGTCGCGGACACCCGGCCCCTGGACAACTACGACAAGTCGCTGCGCGACGCCTTCACCGAGGCCCGGAAGGGCAAGAAGGGCACCGGGGTCCAGGACATGACGTACGAGTCACCCGGCCTCGAGGAGCCCGGCCGCACGCCGAACCGGTTCCAGGACTTCGCCTTGAACATCTGCCAGTCGAACGCCCGTTTCGTCTATTTCGCCGGCCGCGCCTACCATCTGAAGCTCTTCGTCAAGACGCTGGCGAACACCTACTGCTCCGGCAAGAAGTCGTACACCGTGATCACCGGCTCCGACGCGACGACCCTCGACAGCCGCCTGGACGCCGAGGACCTCGAACTCATCCGGGGCGACCCGGGCGGCGGCAGGCCCTCCGTGTCCGTCGAGTACGCCGCCCCCGCCCACCCCGGCGCCTGGAACGTCGAGGTGGAGAAGTGGTGGCGGAAGAACACCCGCGAAGGCTCCAAGCCGAAGCGGGAAGACCTCCCGCGCTATCTCGCCGAGCCTCAGGAGTCCCTGGCACGACTCCAGCGCCTCATCGCCACCGCCAAGATCGGCCCTGTGGCACTCGAGGACGGGCGTACGATCGTCACCCACGACGTGGTCCTGACCGCCTACCGGGCCCTGGCGAAGGCGGTCGCGATCAGCGCCACCGAGGTCCCTACCCGGCAGGACGTCAAGGACGTCCTCGCCGACCTGCACGCCGCCTACCGGATTCAGGGCGCGAGCGGCCTGATCTGCCTGACCGGCGCGGGCAACCCGTACGACAAGGCCCTGCCGGTCGTCCGCCTGGACCCGGCCTCGGGAAAGCTGACGTTCAAGGGCGTCGCCTGGCCGGAGGGGAAGCCTCCGAACAACAACTGCGTCGTGCCCCAGTAA
- a CDS encoding ATP-binding protein, translated as MSSFLTAVTGRRQTTCRTASWWLSPELASVCAARRLTREKLAHWGLDDQVETAELLVSELVGNAVEHAYGPVRLSFSAEDGLLRCEVEDENPDLPHLRVVDADAESGRGLFLVDVLSCCWGGERTARGKAIWFELPACDRTETGTPIGALAPVAA; from the coding sequence ATGAGCAGCTTCCTGACTGCGGTGACCGGCCGCCGCCAGACCACGTGCCGCACGGCCTCGTGGTGGCTCTCGCCTGAGCTCGCCTCGGTGTGCGCCGCCCGCCGGCTGACCCGTGAGAAGCTCGCCCATTGGGGCCTCGACGACCAGGTGGAGACGGCGGAGCTGCTCGTCAGCGAGCTGGTCGGCAACGCGGTGGAGCACGCGTACGGGCCGGTCCGCCTCAGCTTCTCCGCCGAGGACGGCCTGCTGCGCTGCGAGGTCGAGGACGAGAACCCCGACCTGCCGCACCTGCGCGTCGTCGACGCGGACGCGGAGAGCGGGCGCGGGCTGTTCCTCGTCGACGTGCTGTCCTGCTGCTGGGGCGGCGAGCGTACGGCGCGCGGCAAGGCCATCTGGTTCGAGCTGCCGGCGTGCGACCGCACCGAGACCGGCACCCCCATCGGCGCCCTCGCCCCGGTCGCCGCCTGA